The DNA region gaatactccctcctggtgattcccagtgagtcatccttgatatgttcatcctaaccgatgacggatgtcctctctgtcaaATCTTTATTATCCCCttgcccagtaacaggtaatgGATAATAAATTTTTGCTCCTCCTTTGTTGAAGTTTActtcttccccagttgagttgagtgcacatttccttagtgaaatcgcttttcctgcatgattcaagtactttagttttatcctgatctactcatttccccctgcagatgtttttgtttccccggctgagtctttccattttttatggaattcTTCTAGTCCCCTAGCAGTTTcaagtcgtagtctggcctacgcatatCCCTTTTACCCCcttagagtctctgtctccccagtgagctTTCCTTACGAAACGCATCATGCTCCTACAGACATTCgatctctctgatttcttttcctttgtggtgatatttccccacagagaaatcgtttttacattcatatcatatgcatcatgaggtctcttagggaccaacatttgtttatatatgttgttatttaagcccattctactgaatctatatgaagattttaaccttcgcctccttagttagaatatccttaaataggggcagctgtaagaccccaactttgaccctaagatccctcatgtaattttatcatatgcattagcattgggatcataccttggcatcctccttacccctctttcattgggtttgttttgggagatatcaccaagcaccatgtgattgtatcatacttgtatattatcattttactaaccaaaataccaaaaatatgtctttgtatttgcctaactcttttgtaggtagggcatgatcacctttgatctatcaagttcacatctagggtttaagaccctcattgctaagagcacaaccaaggaatgatccacaatggctctaagcatcatatatgagtcccaatgatctttacatgttattttgatcaaatattcttcaagagtttggaattggtttgcattggaaaccctagtttgtctgggtatcttgagtaacttcctcaacaagcttcctcatcaattgataaaattcctcaacggacacttcaaaattcatcatcttattcatatatggtctaccatgagcctaaaaagtcaagagaattgcaagttagcaagttgggtgattgtggttggccagatgaattcatctgatcaaaactgggtctccctagaccctatctcctacaattttcatcatattaaaattattccaagagaaaagttactctaaatgacattacaaacaactttcatgtttaggtctagagctaatttcgcttggaaagtcattttctatgttgaaacattataggtcattttatctaaaccttaatttggaagtcaacttcccaaggccataacttgttcattttttatgagatgaaatatttccaagttgaaaaatcaaattaaatgtgtctacttcaacttgatgtttggagtgagagctaaatcaacttttatgagcatgtcatatgaggatacattataggtcattttggaccaataccattgaacaaatgattttcctcaacttcaaaaatgcataactcactcattctaaatcaaaatgatgtcaaattggtgaccattttgaaggccTTTGAAAGAGATGCAACTTTTATGAAAACACTTTTCTCATTTagagctcacataaaaagttaagcaaggtggaataatgaagtatatgacttgacacttagaataGTTTTTAACAAGTTGAAActtccaaacttccacctcaaaatttagcatgatccaagttccaaataGAAAAATGTTCAACATAATACTTGTTCCTCctgatctaagatttccaaagagtcccCATTCATTCATTTCGGATGaagtttgctagggttgcgcatggtgTTAACAGGCATGCATCagttggcaaaatcaaaacttcaattgatcatttcactttgcctttccattcaagcttcattcagacttcagCATGTTTGGTTTTGGACCTAATTGCATTGCTccatgggcttgtacacgcccatgcaagcatgaacatggcattgctaaatttggacaaattttcaagtgtgcaaataagacttcaatttgctataaatagagaccaTATGTGCTCATCTCAAAGAACCCTggcgcgccagctttgcctccactcttcaaaccctctcaattcaaaggaaaacctgataattttcatttgaaaattgagtttgaatctcattgtttggagattcaaaaaatccaggatccaaagctttgtaccaatcctaaaccacttctgcaagcttcctaagtgagatcaagcacgaattgaagcaagaaagatcaagttctgcacaacattgaaggtattttccagattttttcttctctttgattctcactcaattctcatcaattatcttggatctttggttgtctgaagtcctaccaatgtaggcaagaagattgagttgctttgaggtcaaatcgaagcaactcagttgacacacctcaaaattcaactcctcatatctttatatatatttggagttagttaaaattgaggtcagatttgtgatctacgccattttttctttaagatcatgtcctcctttttcattttatTCATGGCGATGATTGAACCAGTTCGGCGAGGATCGCCTGAGAAGGTGATCAAAGATTtgctccggtggtgcgttggcatggttcagaaccattgatccatttcaaaatgttttaatctggAGTGTACATATTGACTACCATGCGTGTGATTAGTTGACTCAAGTGCATTGTAGAACGCGCGCGCtcagccacttgatctgccacctcaattaatgaggcagatcatgtggtccacgttttttttgtaatttctgattttcattttattcctttcatttgcattaattcatattaattttaatattgatcccaaaaatatgagagtttcacaaaaaaaatttaaataaaatcctctttcatattttgaattaaaattatcttttggatcattattaaaaattttcataatttaattgattttgtgattatttttaattgtttaaaaatacttttaagtttccaaaaattctgaaaaaaattctccaaggtcctttgaccttgtttgacctatgataaatctcatggccatttctttggtgttttgatgaggttttaggaaattgaccaaccatatttaattaaatgtattatttttagtatttttaattgaataaatgtcaaattaattgtgttgagccatttttattgactttgtaagtttgacttgtgttgttgggccttggtcaaggttgatttgactttgttaaattaagatcattggatttaggggattgatggaatgtacattccatctcccaaaatgaatgaatgatcttaatttggtaaaagtcctcctttgtccaatttgtgtttgatctatttcccctccctcttcatctcattccccttctttatgcattcatgtcatggacctataatgtctctatatcctaaggctagttgattgcaaaaatcaacataagtatggatgagattaggccccacttttgcatattctttttgtgtgtggtatgtttcatgagcatagttcatcatactatgtctctaacatgcattaacaccaaaattcaattgcccgacctcagatagttgtgacttctacataagtccaattacgattgcttaacatagtgctaaacttttgacacaaaaggcatagaattctagttagtgagattgtaagtctcccctctttcatggtattgtgtggaaacttggccttttttccttcctgtggaagatgtcttggttcaaggattcatgcttgtgataagtgggttgagtgttctccaaagaatgacttaaaacaaaagcaaaagcaaaagcaatactaacttctaactcattaacaactaacatttaattccaagtcatttactttaatgcactttatttttaagtcttattcattttccattaatcatatcattctaattgtttatgttaatgtcattttcactttgtccactgggaccatattttgtgatatattttgtttgtgcaTATTGTGATTACTTGTatggtcttggaccattaatgtacataataagaacaaaaaccctaaaaaaacttcttgtgtggactgttggtttgatcctggacaattggacttagaatttaggtaacactccctatgcaaaggacttgaccaatgtcaaccttcatgtaaccaagtgcttgtattctgaaacttcatctgatacatcattgaagatccatttgagttcatctgcaacatgattattgtgaagctgttactttgaacctgaGATTTGTGCActatggaattcatctgctacatgggcaaatttgaagaagatcatggagttgctaagcttggatgtggttatctttatttgatgacttttctcttcaagttgatatattctgcattgtttgttgcttgattctaatttccaagggaatttgggtttatatatgacattcttgtctattggattgcagccaattggtcagatcttttcaactctcaacttttaaatttatgcttaggattagtctcttcatcttctacccatttatttaatttcaaaaatctctccctccttttagaaaaatttctttgcttgtgcttgttttctaaacttagaccatcttgcaaattagaaactttggccttatgccgttgcattttcaaacttcttttcttaatcaaacttgtaaatatacttaactatatttgacttaaaattttcaaaaagccaaaaataactaactcattcaagccatttttaggcctttgtgcctttcaaacttaatttttgttaaaagcaatgcatccactttgaaatttataccacgaactacgaggttttgatccctcatttttatgttggtacgtaggcacaagtccgaaggtcttgtcaaacacaaaaatataattaacaaattcttttctcatccccccattctatttgcttgcaaacgtcatttgtacaaaaatacatatgcacacaagaaagggctccctaggagtacctaggacactttgggtgctaacaccttccctctgtgtaaccaacccccttacttgtaatctctggcattttattagttttgatttgaaaacttcttatttatgggttttgttcgtacttttcccttttcccttggaaacaataaaagtgcggtgccggctcttgttatttgatgtcttacttatccatagcttgatgatcatgaatttaccattACACGCGCAACCAGAATGAGATCGAATTCCTTGAGCTTAAGCAAGGGAACATGACTGTTTCCAATTATGCTTCTAAATTTGAAGAATGTCTAGGTTTTGCCCATATTACAATGGGGGAGGAGCTGAAGGTTCCATATGCATCAAATTTGAAAGTAAACTTCACCCAGAGATCAAACAATTTATCGGATACCAAGAGATTCGTCAATTCTATATACTGGTTAATAAGTGGCGTGTCTATGATGAAGATAGTGCGAGATCTATGATAACACTAAAACACATTGCATATTTGTCTCGGATTGCacatttttattgtattttatttgtcaatttcttgtattatgcttgtgttttgtttcaTTTTTAGGTAATAGTGCCATAATAAGACTCCCGCGAAGAAACGACGCGAAAAGAGCAAAAATTCGggattttaaatgaaaaatacACACATGGCGTTGGCCAAGGAGGGCGCCATGAGGTGTCATGGTTTGGCCACGTCCCAACAGTCACAAGACCATGTCTCCCACTCTTTTACCAAATGGTGGGCGTCAAGTATAGACGGAGGGCGCCATCTTCATCGTTTGACCACCTCCCAACGGTCAGAAGGCCACATCTCCCACTCTTTACACACATGGCGGGTGCCATGTAGGGGATGGCGGGCGCCATCTACCTAAAGGAAGCTTTCGGTCAAGGCAGTTGGAGCACTCTCTCATGACCAGAGAAATTCTCTCACACGAATTTTGAATGGACTGCTTGGACCCCAAGGCATTGTTACACTATAAATAGGCCTTAGATTCTTAGTTTAGGGCATCCCGTCTTAGTTTTTGCATTAGGCATTAACTCAATATTCAAAGCTGTAATTTGTCACATCGAGAAGTTATCGCACTATTGCGGTAATCAATATTGGAGCACCATAGCGTAGAAGTTTATTTTCTTGTCAACTTAACCTTCAAGTCAGATTTACTTTTCGACATTGTACCAAATTCAAGTCTCTGATTTGGAGGAGGTTTCTATTTCAAGTCGCATTTTGATAGTAAGGCGGTGTTGGATGATTTGCCTATATTGTAAATTCATATTTGATCTTCCTAGTTTAGGTTTGAAGTTTTCTATATTCATCCGTTTTCTTTGAGAAAAGTGTTATTCTAGTCTTGAATAGTTTCAAATTGTTGATTTTTAATCTCTGTTAATCATTTGGTTCATGAACTTGTTACAGAGGAATAACTGCGCATAGTAAAGTAACCTTGCCATCATATGTTGTTGATTTGCATACATTTTCTGAAGTTCTTGGAAATGGGAGTTCACAATGAGCCAGATTATGTAGATGAAGTGTTCATGGCATATTCTCAAATCTGCTTGCTAATATCAATCATGTTCATGGCTTTTCAAAATTTGCTTGCGCATTTAGTAAGATATTGCCTTAAAGGAAACAAAACCCTAAAACAAGAATTTGATGACCAAATTAGGAATTTTTGCTTTAATATTGTCTGTGTTCACTAAAAAAAAGTAACATAATTGACTGTTTTTGTGCAGGCTATTTCTGGTTCTATACCGAGTGTAGAGACAAGTAGCTATGTTGTCTAGGAGGTGGAAAGTATGATACATACAGTAAAGACATGATAGAAGCCATATGTGCTGGTATGTTTAATCATATTGTGCTTCTTACTGCTAAAATCATTTTCCGCTTGAAACTTAGATTGAAAGAGCCTCGCTTGCAAAGGTATATAACTAGTGTTTGGTGCATATCACACTATATCTCTCTTTTCCTCTATATTTTAGTCTTGCATTTTCTTTGCTTACATGAAATGTTATGATAAATATTCACTGGATCAGGTTATGTTTTTAAATGCCAAGTAATATTTTAAAGCTCCTTGTTAAATACTTTTCCTCAAACCAAAGATGCTTTGGAGGACATCCTCATTAAATAGTTGTTGATCCTTCACAGGATGTTTTTTTAACGAGAGACTTTTATACATATGGATCTTATTTTACATATGTTTTAGAATTGTTCTATCATGTCTTAATTTGCTGTTGTAAAAGATTTTAATTGAAAATTACCATAAAAAAAGTTACATCCCAAATTCGAATGTGAATATCTCTGCTGAAATATACCTATAACTAGAGCTGTCAAATAAGCCCTATATTTAAAAGCCCAAATTATTAAGCCCTATTAAAGCCCCAATATATTAAGCCCCTTATCATTAAGATTTATTTTAGGCCCTAAAATTTTAGGCCCTTTATATAATGCATTTTTTAGGCCCCATTGAGGGGCCTTATTTTATTCCCAAAATTTGGATGTTGAGTTTATCACTCCATTCATTTTCTCTGTGCAAAGCTTCTGCCACCGTCAACCAATTACACCGCCATCGACTTTTCTCTATCACAGAAATAAAGGTACTCTTCTATCTCCATTTCTCTTTAATCTCTAGTTTTCTTAATATCAAATTTCATTTTTATCTCATTTGAATCAACATGTTTATAATACTGCTTAATATGTACACTCACAAGCTGTTTGTGGAAATGCCTCAACAACTTTATACATGATATAAATTTGATTAAAATGCAATTCTGATGGTAAAGTTTCGATGATTAATTTGCCGTGTTTTAATCTTAGTGGTACTTTGAGTCATTCTGTTGCAAATTTAGGTTCTTTAGTTGATATCAGATTGGAGGGTAATCATATCAATGGCGTAGTGCCTAGTAATTGGACCAGTTTGATGAATATGAAATTGTTTGATCTGAGTAGAAcatttttaacaaaatttaaaacaCAAACTACCATTCCTGATCTTCATGTTCTGATATCTACACCATTTCACCCTGCCTATGTTACTGCTGAAAGAATTAAGAAAGCTAAGAATTTAGAGCTACTTTTGACTGCCGGAATTGGTTCTGATCACATTGATCTCAATGCTGCGGCTGCTGCTGGTTTAACTGTCGCAGAGGTCACAGGAAGCAACACAGTATCTGTTGCTGAGGATGAGCTCATGAGAATTCTCATTTTGGTGAGGAATTTTGTGCCTGGTTACCATCAGTCTATTACAGGAGAATGGGATGTTGCTGGCATTGCACATAGAGCCTATGATCTTGAAGGAAAGATGATAGGAACGGTGGGTGCTGGAAGAATCGGGAAGCTTTTACTCCAAAGGCTGAAACCTTTTAACTATAACCTTTTATATCATGATACACTTAAGATGGAGCCTGAATTGGAGAAAGAAATTGGAGCTAAGTTTGAAGAGGACCTCGATACAATGCTTCGAAAGTGCGATGTAATTGCTCCAACAAAGTTACCAGATACAGAGAGATGGTTAGAGGGATTTGCAACCTTAGATAGACGCCTTTTGCCTCCAGAAAGCCACTAGCCATAGATTTTGAGTTCAAGTAGAAAATAAGGTGCTATGAAAGTAGAATATGCATTTCAGAATGTAGGTGATGGAAACAGCTATCAACACTGCTAAGGCTAATAACCATATTAGAAAACTGATATTTGGTGTAATATGAAGAAACCTTGTGGCAGGACTTGTTGCCAGATTATGCCATAAAACCGCTTGACTGCTTAGGCCGAGACAGATACCAAAACATCCTATAGGAAACCGAAGGAGAAACGGCCACTGCTCATCTGTCGGGAGAAGGATGTCCTCATAGTCCTGTGTCAAATGTATGCACAACATTATAATTGATCATTTATTATTATGCACATCCATCTCTTACTTGTTGAGATCATCACATGAAAATCACCTATAAATCTGATCTCCCTTCAAAGTTTGTGTTGCAAAATGTCTAGCTCTTTAGAAAATCAGGCTAATTGGTGAAGATCTCACCCAAGACCAATTATGATCTTTTGTATTCACTGGGTTATTAGCACATGCTACATCTTCCCGTGGAATGTATGCATAGTTTCCATTAATAGGACCAGCAACAAATCCAGTATATCCACCCATAACACCATGAATTGCAGAATGTGCCAACAGTGTACAGTACAGATTATCAGTAACATTTGCATGAACCGCACGAATCATATAGGTAGGATCTATATACTTCACTGTAAATAGCTCACCAGGATGCTCCCTATCCCACCACTTTTTCAGCTCTGACTTTAACCACACACCAACATCTAAGAAAACTAAATTGCCCGATTCATCTCGCTCTTCCTTCTGCGAATAAGTTCTAGGTATTATATCCTGGCCAGCACCCTCCACAACTACAAGCACAACATGTTCGTTTTCCTTAAGTCGTTGATCGAGAAACTCAAAGAGCCCTCCTTTTCCTTCTAAGTAAAAATCTAACTCCGGGATTAGGCAGCAATCAACGTCGCGGCTGCTGAGTGTTGCATGAAGAGCAATGTGACCTGTGCTTCAACCCATCAACTTCACAAGGCCTATACCGTTAACTGCACTCTCGGCCTCCACGTGAGCCGCACTGATTGCTTGTTGAGCCATTTCAACTGCTGTTTGAAATCCAAAAGATCTGTCGATTATTCCTATGTCGTTATCCACTGTTTTAGGAATCCCAACAACTGCAATATTTAGTTTGCGTTGTCGTATTTCATTGAATATCTTTACAGCCCCTCGCATAGTCCCATCTCCACCTATAATGTACACATGTTGATGTGCACAAGCGCATTATCAGTAAAACGCAGACGATGCACATGCAAAGAGAGTGCTTCACAGGCTTGGACTAGAGGATTGTTTTGAAAGAATCATAAGCTTTGAGACACTTAATTCCTTTAAATCAAATAACTTCGATTCTCCTGGCACTGACAGTGACTATAAACAAAGTTCCACAGGAATATTTGATTTTTATGAGTATATCTGTAATCCTGATGCTGATATTGTTCTTCCAAAGACCCCCATTGTATGTAAACCCTTTCAAGATTCATTTGAAAAGGTTTTTAAGATGATAGATATTGACCCTCAAAGAACAGTAAGATTTTATCCTTAACTTATTATCATTTTTCTGATTATGTGCTAACAAGTTAGTTATGTATTTATTTAATAACTTTGTGTTCTGTAGTTGTTCTTTGATGACAGTATCCGCAATATACAGACAGGAAAATCCTTGGGCCTTCATACAGTCTTGGTAGGTAGTTCTTGCCGTTGTTGATGAATGGATAAAATATTAGTAATAATATCATGTTGACATAATCATCCATTTATTATTTTTCAAACTTTTCTATGTGTTGTCTTTCATGTAATGAAAATctatacatgtaattaaatttgCACTGAATATTATATGGAACTCTCATGTACTTATGAGCTTATGTTGTGTTCCAGGCCATTGAGAGTTTGCTCAGAAAAAAGATATTCCTTAATATAGAGGTTAGTCCTGCTTTTCTGTTTTTCAGTTCCCAGCTCACAAAAGCATATCAAACTGTTGTAGCAATATTGCTGTTTTATTTGAGGTTTTGAAAGCAGTTAATTAAATAGAGACTGGATATGATGAGGTATAATAAGTGTCTATCGTTGTTTCAGATTTCATCATTTTATCTTTCTACTAGTTACCAAATGGAGTATACAAGTAAATAGAATGATATTAAAATTCATTGCAATATATTTTAACTCTAtgtttatatatttttttttagtttttggAATGTGACTCTTAATATATAACCATGACATAACAGTGTTATGATAACACACATTCTTTTTGTTATAGTATGGAGTCAATGGATACGAGTGAGTATGCACAAGGTCAAGATGAAACTCATAAGGAAATATTGTCAACACTTTGGATTATTTTCACTAAAATTGGCAAAGGAAAAGATGGAGTTGAAAGAGCTGCATGCAATTTTTGTAGTACTGATTTTGCCATTGGAAAAAAACCCCAAGTCTGGTCAAAGTTATGGAACTTCACATTTAAGTCGTCATGTTTTTATTTGTAAAAGTTTCCAGTTGAGCCTTCTTAGTCTAGAGGAATCGTCAAGCCTAACCCCAATCAACCAAAACACACATCGTGAATTACTTGGAGAAGCCATTATTGCACGTGATCTTCCTTTTAGCTTTGTCGAGTATGAAAAATTCGAGTTTGGGTGAAATATTTGAATCCATGTGTTGAAATGGCCTCTAGGAATACCATGGTGTCATATATTGAAAAAATATATGATATAGAAAGGATCAAGCTTAAGGAAATCATGGGTAGGATTCCAAATAAAATTTGTCTAACATCGGAT from Lathyrus oleraceus cultivar Zhongwan6 chromosome 1, CAAS_Psat_ZW6_1.0, whole genome shotgun sequence includes:
- the LOC127096578 gene encoding uncharacterized protein LOC127096578, with amino-acid sequence MSLSTVLGIPTTAIFSLRCHDAHAKRVLHRLGLEDCFERIISFETLNSFKSNNFDSPGTDSDYKQSSTGIFDFYEYICNPDADIVLPKTPIVCKPFQDSFEKVFKMIDIDPQRTLFFDDSIRNIQTGKSLGLHTVLAIESLLRKKIFLNIEYGVNGYE
- the LOC127096565 gene encoding formate dehydrogenase, mitochondrial-like — protein: MIEAICAGMFNHIVLLTAKIIFRLKLRLKEPRLQSGTLSHSVANLGSLVDIRLEGNHINGVVPSNWTSLMNMKLFDLSRTFLTKFKTQTTIPDLHVLISTPFHPAYVTAERIKKAKNLELLLTAGIGSDHIDLNAAAAAGLTVAEVTGSNTVSVAEDELMRILILVRNFVPGYHQSITGEWDVAGIAHRAYDLEGKMIGTVGAGRIGKLLLQRLKPFNYNLLYHDTLKMEPELEKEIGAKFEEDLDTMLRKCDVIAPTKLPDTERWLEGFATLDRRLLPPESH